Below is a genomic region from Caballeronia sp. SBC1.
ATCTCTGCCGGCTTGAAGAGCCCTGTTCCCAGCCCAAGCACGAAGCCGATGCTGCCGCCAATAGCAAAGCCCGTCAGAGCACGCCATGCGCTGACCTTCACGTTCGCCCACATGTCGCCCGACTGGATCAGCTCCCATGCAGCCTTGACCACGGCCAGCGGTTCGGGCAACACCCGCGACGACAAACCTCCCGTGCGCGCGGCCAGTTCCCACGCGATCAGGATCAGGATGGGCACGAGCCACGGCGCGACCTGTACACCGGCGCGGCGAAAAAACGGGACGACGTTCATCGGACCTCCGGGGTTCAACTTTGCGACGCGCGCGGCAGATACGACGTGCCGACAATTTCACCGAACGGCCCCGACAACGGACCCGACGTGCGCTCTTTCTGTTCACGCGGCAGCAGCGGAAAGACAAGCTCGGCGAACCGGTACGACTCTTCGAGATGCGGATAACCTGACAGGATGAAGGTGTCGATACCAAGCGCCGCGTACTCCTTCATCAAGCCCGCGACCTGCTCCGGATTACCCACTAATGCCGTGCCCGCACCGCCGCGCACGAGGCCTACGCCAGCCCACAAATGCGGATAGACCTCGAGCTTGTCACGCTGACCGCCGTGCAACGCCGCCATGCGCCGCTGGCCTTCCGAATCCATCTTTGCAAACGATGCCTGAGCGCGCTGGATGGTTTCATCGTCGAGCTTGCTGATGAGCTTGTCCGCGTCAGCCCACGCTTCCTGTTCTGTCTCACGCACGATCACATGCAGACGAATGCCGAACTTGATCTTGCGGCCCTTATCGGCTGCGCGGCGACGGATATCGGCGAGCTTCTTTTCAACTTCAGCGGGCGGTTCGCCCCAGGTCAGATAGGTATCGATATGATCAGCCGCAATCTCGTGCGCAGCCGGCGACGAGCCGCCGAACCACAGGGGCGGATGCGCCTTCTGCACGGGCGGATAAAGCACCTTGCCGCCCTTCGAGCTCAGGTGCTTGCCGTCGAAGTCGATCGTTCCGCCTTCATGCGACGACTCGAGCAGACCCCGCCAGATATGCAAGAATTCATCGGTAACTTCATAGCGGGTATTGTGATCATTGAACACGCCGTCGCCGGCCAGTTCGACCGGATCGCCACCCGTCACCACGTTGATCAGCAGGCGCCCGCCGGAGAGGCGGTCGAAGGTCGACGCCATGCGTGCGGACAACGCCGGCGAGGTCAGACCCGGGCGGATCGCGACGAGGAACTTGAGGCGTTTCGTGGCCGGAATCAGGCTGGATGCAACCACCCATGCGTCTTCGCAGGAACGACCTGTCGGCAGTAACACGCCTTCATAGCCGAGCGTATCGGCCGCCACCGCGATCTGGCGGAAGTAGTCGTAATCAGCGGCGCGCGCGCCTTGCGTCGTGCCGAGATAACGGCTGTCGCCGTGGGTCGGAATGAACCAGAAAACATTCATCGGGGGCTCCTGCCTTGCGGGTGTAAGTTCGAGTGTCGAGTGTCGAGTGTCGAGTGTCGAGTGTCGAGTGTCGAGTGTCGAGTGTCGGGTGTCGGGTGTCGTGTAGGAAGCGAGCGCAGACGCGACGAACAAAAGTGCGGCCCACGCTCGTGCGAAACCAGTCGCCCCTACCCGTTCAGATGATTCATCTTAGCGATGCCCACCTTGGGCATGAACGATTTATTTAAGCTAAGGTTCTCGCCAATTCTGCTTATGCGTCTCTAGCGATGCAGGAGCGCAATGCCCGACCTAAACGACGCTCCAGCGCGCATCTGTCACCGCGAGCTTCTTCGGAATCAGCTTGAGCTCGGTGAAGGTATCGGCGATTTGCTGCTGGTACGCAAGGGTCTCCGGCGTGATCGGCTGCACGCCATAGGCAGTCCGTTTCAATGCACGTTCAAGCGTTGGCTGATCCAGTCCGATCAGCGGCGACAGAAGCTTCGCGGCATCCGGCACGTTGTCGCGTCCCCACTGATCGACGTGGTCCAGTTCCTCCAGCAACGCATGAACAAGCTGCGGCTGGGCGGTCGCGAACTTACGTGTTGCAAGGTAGTACTGTGTGTTGCGCACCAGCCCGGTGCCGTCCGCAATCACGCGTGCGTTCGCCTGACGTTCGACGGCCGCGAGATACGGGTCCCAGATGACCCATGCGTCGACGCTGCCTTGCACGAACGCGGCGCGTGCATCCGCGGGAGCCAGATAGACCGGCTGGATGTCTGCATACGAAAGCCCGACTTTCTTCAGCGCGACGACCAGCAAATAGTGGACATTCGAACCCTTGTTTAACGCCACTTTCTTGCCACGCAGATGTTCTACTTTACGGATAGGAGAATCGTGCGGCACGACAATCGCCTCGCCTTGCGGCGCAGGCGGTTCGTTGCCGACATACACAAAGTCCACGCCCGCGGCCTGAGCGAAGATCGGCGGCGTTTCCCCTACCGTACCGGCATCGACTGCACCTGCGTTGAGCCCTTCCAGAAGTTGCGGTCCGGCTGGGAATTCGAGCCATTGCACGGTGACGCCTTGTGCTGCGAGCCGTTTGTCGAGCGTACCGCGCGCCTTCAGAACCACAAAGTTTCCATACTTCTGGTAACCAATGCGGAACGTTTTTCCCGACTCCTCCGCGCGTGCTGCGCGGCCCGCCAGTAGTGCTCCGGTGCCGGTCAGGATGCGGGTGGCTCCGGCGCTTAAGGCGGCCATTTTCAGCAATGCACGGCGGCGCGATGGAACCGCCAATTGCGGTGACGTTTCGTCTTTTGTTCGGTGATGGTCAGACATACTTTGCTCCTTAATATTCAAAGTCGGCCAGGACGTGGGTCTGTTACAAAACCATCACGATTCGGCATCCTTACTTTTTGTAGAGACTGCGCATCGAGCCGCTGGCCGCGAGACTGCCAAGCAGACGCCCTGCGCCCGGCGAAGTCCCAGACGAGCGCGCTGGCGGTATCAACAGGCTTGGGCAGCAGCTTCGCTTGATAGAACGTGTCGGCAATCGCCTGTTGCTCGCTGAAATTCTTCGCCACAACCGCGCGTACAGCGTAGGTGCGCCATGCGTTGGCGCGCTCGACCGTCGCCTGATCGAGACCCCACGCCGGGGCCAGGATCTTCGCCGCTTCCTGCGGATGCGCCTTGGTCCAGACGCCCGCTTCCACCAGTTGCTTGAACACGATATCGACGATCTGGGGGTGCGCTTGTGCAAAGGGCGTGGACGCGAGGTAATACCGCTGATACGACGCGAGGCCATCGCCGCGAATCAGAATGCGCGCGCCCGGATCTTGCTCGACAGAAGCCACGTAGGGGTCCCACACGAACCACGCGTCGACGTCGTTGCGTTCGAACGCTGCGCGCGCGTCGGCGGGTGCGAGGTAGCTGATCTTTACATCGGCGGGCGAGAGTTTGGCGCGAGCCAGCGCGGCGAGCAGCAAGTAGTGACTGCCGGCTGCCTTGGTCACCGCAATGCGCTTGCCCTTCAGGTCGGCGAGCGTGTGGACGGGCGCGTCGCGATGCACGATCACGGCTTGCGCCGAGGGCGACGACGTTTCCTGCGCGACGTAGACGAAGTTGGCGTTAGCCGCTTGCGCGAAGACGGGGACGGTGTCCGCCACGTCTGCGCTAAAGTCCACCGCGCCCGCATTCAGCGCTTCGGTGAGCGGCAGTCCGCTCGCAAACTCGCCCCATTCAATGCGCACATTAAGCGGCGCCACGGCGCGTTCCAGCGTGCCGCGCGCCTTCAGGATCGCGATCAGCGTGGATGATTTTTGAAAGCCGATTCGTAGCTTGACGGGGTCGCCCGAGGGCGTTTGCGCAGTGACGCTCACCGCGCTCAGTGCAGTCACGCTCAGCACCAGGCACGCGGCCAGACGGGTGAAGATTTTCATGGGGGCATCGCAGGCGTATTAGGCAGCCGACCATGCTAACAACGCGCGCGTTCAGCCTAAACGATCAATCGTGATATCGATTGCAGCGGAAATGCTGAACCGGCCGCGAGTCTCTTAGCGAGCGTCCGGGGCAGCGCGGCGCGGGCTTGAAATACCGGCGAGAATCCCGCATCTCATGATCCATTTATCCGGAGCACGATCATGGGAAGCCGTCCCCAATTCATCGATGATCTCTCACGCGGCCCCGCCGGCGCCGCGCTCTCCAGCCCGCTCGGCGACGAGGCACTGCTGGACGTTTACTCCCAGACTGTGATCAGCGCGCTCGAACGCGTGCAGCAAGCGGTCGCCTTCATTTCTGTCGAACGACGTTTGCCCGGCGACAAGAGCGGCCGTGGCGCTCATGGAGGTTCGGGCTCAGGATTCATCTTCACGCCCGATGGTTATCTGCTGACGAATAGCCACGTCGTGCATGGCGCCACGCAGATCCGCGTGACGCTCGCGGACGGTGCGAAGTTCGACGCCGATCTCGTCGGCGACGATCCGGACAGCGACCTCGCGGTGCTGCGCATTGGCTCAGCCGACGCGTTGCCGCACGTCGAGCTGGGTGAATCCGGCAAGTTGCGAGTCGGGCAGATCGCGATCGCCGTGGGGAATCCTCTCGGCCTCGCGCAGACGGTCACGACCGGTGTGGTCTCGGCGCTTGGACGGTCCCTGCGGTCGAACTCCGGACGCATGATCTACGACGTGATCCAGACCGATGCCGCGCTGAATCCCGGCAACTCGGGCGGCCCGCTGATCAACTCGGCGGGTCAGGTGATTGGTGTAAATACGGCGATCATTGCTGGCGCACAGGCGATCTCGTTCGCGACTGCAATCGATACTGCCAAGTGGGTCATCATGCAGCTCTTCGCACACGGGCGCGTGCGGCGTGCCTATATTGGCGTGGCTGGCACAACGATGCCGATCTCACGTCGCGTGCAGCGCTATTTCGAGCTTCCAGCGGCGAGCGGCGTGCACGTGATGGAGGTCGTAAAAGGAAGTCCGGCCGCGCTCGGCGGATTGCGTACTGACGACCGGATCGTGGCCATCGACACGCTCGCGGTAGATAGCGTGGATAGCTTGCAGCGCTCGCTGGATGCATCGCGTATCGACCGGGCGGTGAAGGTCACCGTGTTGCGCGGCACGCAAAAGCTGGAGCTGGATGTGACGCCGGTCGAACAAGCTGGATGAAACGACCGGCGTGATGTGACAGGCAGGCCGCTTCGTTGCGGCCCCTCGCCATGCTCGACAACCGGCACACTATTGCGTAGACACCGAAGCGCCCGAAGGCGCCCTGGCGCCGCCCATCGCGGTCAACTGCGAATAGACGTCGTGCGACAGATCGAGCAGCACCTTGCGGTCGATCGCGCCAGACACGGCGTAACCGAAATCGCCGTCGATCCAGTAAAACACGTTCACCGATCCATCCTGATACAGCTTGAACGCGGTCGTGTCCGAGCTGATCTTGCGATGCGATATGCACAGCGTAATACGCTCGCCCTTCGCGTCGTGATACATGAACTGCGCAACGGGGCCGTCGTCGCCGGGCAGCAAGCGGCCGCCCATCAACTCAAAGCCCGAGCGGGTCAGGATCGGCGGTCGGACGTCTGTACCCAGCCGGTTCGAGATCCACTGCACCAGTTCCTGCTCGCGATCCGCTCCCACTTCCACGGGCCGCATCACTTCCGGCGCGTACATCACATGCGCGATAGCTGACTGCCGTGCGAACGACTCGCCCACGTTATAGCTTGCACGTTGCACCGATCCCCCACCGCTTCCAGGCATGAAGGAGCCGCGGCCCATGGTCCCTGTCATGCCCGCCACGCCGATCCCGACGCCCAGCACAAGCGCCGCCGCCATGCCCGCGAACTGCGGCCAGTTGGCGGCAGCACGCCAGCGCTTCGGTTCCGGCGGCAGCAGACGCTGTGGCACGGGTTCGCTTAGCACGCGGTCATAGCGGTCATGGAACATGCTGTTCAGCGAGAAATAGTCGCTGACCTTGGCGGCCAGTGCTTCGTCGCGTTCAAGCAGGCGATCGATCTCCTCGCGGCGATGTTCCGCCAGCGATCCGTCGACATACGCGTGAATTTCGTCTTCACTGATGGGTGTTTGTTGGTCGCTCATCGCACCACCTGTAATTTAGCGCCCGGTTGCGCGCCGGCCATCAACGCGCGCAGTCTTTCACGTCCGCGCGAAAGGCGCGACATGACGGTCCCGATCGGGATTTCCAGCGCCTGCGCCACATCCGCATAGCTCATTTCTTCTAATCCCACCAGCAGCACGACCTGTCGCTGGTCCAGCGGCAAGCGCTGCAACGCGAAGTCCAGATCGCGCATTTCGAGCGACTGTGTTTGCGTGCCCGGCACGGCAAATTCTCGCTCGGAAATGTTCTCGTCATCGACGGAAACATGCACTGCCTTCACGCCCGCCCGGCGCGCCTGATTCGCGAACACGTTGTGCATGATCGTGAACAGCCACGCGCGCAGATCGGTGCCAGACTGAAACTTCTCGGTGTGCCGGAGCGCACGTTCAAGCGTGTCCTGAACCAGATCGTCCGCGAGATCGCGATTGTTGATCAGCGCTCGCGCATAGCGGCGCAGTCGCGGCACATGCTCCATTAACTCGTCACGGACGCCCATCGGCTTTCCTTCATTTTGTAAGCTTACGCAAACGTTCGATAAAACGCCGCTCTGATGATGGGCTAACACTGGGTCGTGGCGAATATTCCCGCTGTCAGCCTATTTTTTGCCGAGTGCGTGATTGGCCGTCGGCAGCTTGCTTGCAATTGCTTGATGCCTAACTGCCCGTCATCAAGTCGGCGGCCAGCATCAAGCCGCGGGTCTTTGCACGGCCCGCCAGCACGTAACGCTTGTCGCCCGCCGTCCATGCAAGCAAGCGGCTTGCGCCCACGCGACGCGCTTTCCATTGCGGTTGCGGATGCGCAAACAGACCCGGCGCCACAAGCAGCACAGCTGCCTCGCCACCTCGATTGCGGTAGACGAACTCTGTCGCCGAAGCGAAGGGCCCCACGGACATTTCCCGCCGGGCAATCGGATGGAAACCAACGCCGGACAGATCCGGGGCGCTTGCCAAACCCTTCACCGAGCTTTCATACTCGATCGCACCGGATGCCATTTCCTGGCCGGCCACGGCTTGTTCAAGCGCCATCACGGAGGCATTGTCGAGCGCTGAATCGGAAATGTCGAATGCAAAGATAGCCGCGGCGGCGAGTGCCAGCGTCGCGACCGCAGCGGTAAGCAGCGCGCGAAGGCCGCGTCTCGACAAACGCCGCGCAGGGGCGGCCGCTTGGAGCGCTTCTTCGTCATCAGCTTCGTGAAAAGCGTTCTGCATCTGCCAGTTCAGGCGACCGTAAAACGCTACGCGATCAGCCTCGTCAGGGCGGCTTTTTAAATACGTCTCTACGCTCGCCGCGCGCGTGGGATCGAGCATGCCGTCGGCGAATGCCTGGACGTCCGACTCCGAGAGCCGGGGTTCCGTTGGGGGTTTTGCGATGGGCATGATCTATCTGGCAATGTTTGACTGTTGGTACAAGGGCGAACACAAACCGCCGGGGTTTATTCCACACCGGGCGCAAAAAACCCCTACGCGCGTTAACACCCTCTCCCGCGTGTTATTCCGCCTCCTCCCAAATAAATTCTGATTCTTCTGAACATAAAAATAATCAAACTTGTTGGGAATATCCCGCACTCATTCCGGGTTCTCTCCATTGCAAGCTGCACACATTCACGCATACATTCAATCCAGCAGGAGCGAACCATGAAAACCCTCAGCGTCGTAGTACTGTTCCTCGCCACTATCGCCTCGGCACACGCTTTCGCTCAAACCAAAACCCGCGCCCAGGTCTTTCAGGAACTGATCCAGGCCCAGCAAGACGGTCGCGATTTTGTCACCGACACGTCCTACCCCGACGTCAACCCGATCTTCGCGCACCAACTCGAACAACAACAAGAAGCACGCCTGGCGCAAAACCAGACGACCAATGCCAACGCCGTAGCCAGTGCAACGGCTACCAACTCGTCCAGCGCAACGAACTAATACGTCGCGCCAAGTCAATCTTCGCAAGCCAGTTAAATAAATCGGTATCCTAACTTTATCCTTGAGGTCATCATGAAAAAATTACTTATCTCCGCTTTCGTTATCTCGTCGGCACTGGCCGCCCCTACCTTCGCTTTCGCACAAAGCAACGGCCCCGTCACCCGCGCCCAAGTCAGAGCCGAACTCACTCAACTGGAAAAAGCCGGTTACAACCCTGGCGGAGAAGACGTCAACTACCCGCAGGACATTCAGGCCGCCGAGCAACGCGTAGCTGAACAACAAGGCGTCGCGTCTTCATCGTATGGATCATCGGCCAACGGTGCGTCTGCATCCGGCATGCACACGCATACCGCACCGGATAACGCGACTCAATCGATCTACTTCGGCAATTGAGCCGCATGCACGGCAAGACGCCGGCGCGCGATGATGATGACTGGGCCCCTCGCCCCCTTCCGCGCGCTCGCCGTCTGCCGAAACCCGCTCCAGCCGATACACTTCATAGGCACGCGCGACCGTTTCCCCGTCGCGCCGTTCCTTCCGGAGACATCGACATGAAGCAGGCGCTCCATCATCTGAGCGTGCCCACACGCACCCGAGGACTGCACGAAATCACCCTCGACATCGATCGCTGGATCGATCTCCAAGGCATCCGGACCGGCCTGCTGACCGTGTTCCTGCGGCACACCTCGGCTTCCTTATTGATCCAGGAAAACGCCGACCCCGACGTCCGCAGCGATCTTGAACAGTTCTTCGAGACCATTGCTCCGGAAGCGCCCGGGCGTTATGTCCACGACGCGGAAGGCCCCGACGACATGCCCGCGCATTTGCGAACCGCGCTGACGCAAGTCCAGTTATCCATTCCCGTCGATGCCGGCCGGATGGTCTTGGGCACGTGGCAAGGCATTTATGTTTTCGAACACCGGCGTGCTCCGAGTAGACGTGAAGTCGTATTGCACCTTTTCGGCGAGTGATTTAATATACGCATCGCGTACATAAACCACTTCTGGAGCGCCCATCGTGCAAGCTCAACAGCAAACTCTCCTGCGCGATGCCATGCGCCGTCTGAACATGACTCGTGACGCTTTCGCGAGCCGGATTGGCGTATCGCGCCGCGCGCTGGACACATGGTTGCTCCCGGACGAATCGGCGGAATCGCGGGCCATGCCCGAGATCGCGAGCCGCTACGTAATGGAACTGATGGAGAGAATTCCGTCCGGCGACGAATATACACAACGCGTACACTCCCCCTCCATTCTTCACGAAGGCCGGCCGCATCTGCTGTCGGTCGATCAGTTCT
It encodes:
- the ssuD gene encoding FMNH2-dependent alkanesulfonate monooxygenase; this translates as MNVFWFIPTHGDSRYLGTTQGARAADYDYFRQIAVAADTLGYEGVLLPTGRSCEDAWVVASSLIPATKRLKFLVAIRPGLTSPALSARMASTFDRLSGGRLLINVVTGGDPVELAGDGVFNDHNTRYEVTDEFLHIWRGLLESSHEGGTIDFDGKHLSSKGGKVLYPPVQKAHPPLWFGGSSPAAHEIAADHIDTYLTWGEPPAEVEKKLADIRRRAADKGRKIKFGIRLHVIVRETEQEAWADADKLISKLDDETIQRAQASFAKMDSEGQRRMAALHGGQRDKLEVYPHLWAGVGLVRGGAGTALVGNPEQVAGLMKEYAALGIDTFILSGYPHLEESYRFAELVFPLLPREQKERTSGPLSGPFGEIVGTSYLPRASQS
- a CDS encoding sulfonate ABC transporter substrate-binding protein; the protein is MSDHHRTKDETSPQLAVPSRRRALLKMAALSAGATRILTGTGALLAGRAARAEESGKTFRIGYQKYGNFVVLKARGTLDKRLAAQGVTVQWLEFPAGPQLLEGLNAGAVDAGTVGETPPIFAQAAGVDFVYVGNEPPAPQGEAIVVPHDSPIRKVEHLRGKKVALNKGSNVHYLLVVALKKVGLSYADIQPVYLAPADARAAFVQGSVDAWVIWDPYLAAVERQANARVIADGTGLVRNTQYYLATRKFATAQPQLVHALLEELDHVDQWGRDNVPDAAKLLSPLIGLDQPTLERALKRTAYGVQPITPETLAYQQQIADTFTELKLIPKKLAVTDARWSVV
- a CDS encoding aliphatic sulfonate ABC transporter substrate-binding protein, encoding MKIFTRLAACLVLSVTALSAVSVTAQTPSGDPVKLRIGFQKSSTLIAILKARGTLERAVAPLNVRIEWGEFASGLPLTEALNAGAVDFSADVADTVPVFAQAANANFVYVAQETSSPSAQAVIVHRDAPVHTLADLKGKRIAVTKAAGSHYLLLAALARAKLSPADVKISYLAPADARAAFERNDVDAWFVWDPYVASVEQDPGARILIRGDGLASYQRYYLASTPFAQAHPQIVDIVFKQLVEAGVWTKAHPQEAAKILAPAWGLDQATVERANAWRTYAVRAVVAKNFSEQQAIADTFYQAKLLPKPVDTASALVWDFAGRRASAWQSRGQRLDAQSLQKVRMPNRDGFVTDPRPGRL
- a CDS encoding S1C family serine protease, with product MGSRPQFIDDLSRGPAGAALSSPLGDEALLDVYSQTVISALERVQQAVAFISVERRLPGDKSGRGAHGGSGSGFIFTPDGYLLTNSHVVHGATQIRVTLADGAKFDADLVGDDPDSDLAVLRIGSADALPHVELGESGKLRVGQIAIAVGNPLGLAQTVTTGVVSALGRSLRSNSGRMIYDVIQTDAALNPGNSGGPLINSAGQVIGVNTAIIAGAQAISFATAIDTAKWVIMQLFAHGRVRRAYIGVAGTTMPISRRVQRYFELPAASGVHVMEVVKGSPAALGGLRTDDRIVAIDTLAVDSVDSLQRSLDASRIDRAVKVTVLRGTQKLELDVTPVEQAG
- a CDS encoding anti-sigma factor; the protein is MSDQQTPISEDEIHAYVDGSLAEHRREEIDRLLERDEALAAKVSDYFSLNSMFHDRYDRVLSEPVPQRLLPPEPKRWRAAANWPQFAGMAAALVLGVGIGVAGMTGTMGRGSFMPGSGGGSVQRASYNVGESFARQSAIAHVMYAPEVMRPVEVGADREQELVQWISNRLGTDVRPPILTRSGFELMGGRLLPGDDGPVAQFMYHDAKGERITLCISHRKISSDTTAFKLYQDGSVNVFYWIDGDFGYAVSGAIDRKVLLDLSHDVYSQLTAMGGARAPSGASVSTQ
- a CDS encoding RNA polymerase sigma factor — its product is MGVRDELMEHVPRLRRYARALINNRDLADDLVQDTLERALRHTEKFQSGTDLRAWLFTIMHNVFANQARRAGVKAVHVSVDDENISEREFAVPGTQTQSLEMRDLDFALQRLPLDQRQVVLLVGLEEMSYADVAQALEIPIGTVMSRLSRGRERLRALMAGAQPGAKLQVVR
- a CDS encoding anti-sigma factor translates to MPIAKPPTEPRLSESDVQAFADGMLDPTRAASVETYLKSRPDEADRVAFYGRLNWQMQNAFHEADDEEALQAAAPARRLSRRGLRALLTAAVATLALAAAAIFAFDISDSALDNASVMALEQAVAGQEMASGAIEYESSVKGLASAPDLSGVGFHPIARREMSVGPFASATEFVYRNRGGEAAVLLVAPGLFAHPQPQWKARRVGASRLLAWTAGDKRYVLAGRAKTRGLMLAADLMTGS
- a CDS encoding DUF4148 domain-containing protein; this encodes MKTLSVVVLFLATIASAHAFAQTKTRAQVFQELIQAQQDGRDFVTDTSYPDVNPIFAHQLEQQQEARLAQNQTTNANAVASATATNSSSATN
- a CDS encoding DUF4148 domain-containing protein encodes the protein MKKLLISAFVISSALAAPTFAFAQSNGPVTRAQVRAELTQLEKAGYNPGGEDVNYPQDIQAAEQRVAEQQGVASSSYGSSANGASASGMHTHTAPDNATQSIYFGN
- a CDS encoding secondary thiamine-phosphate synthase enzyme YjbQ, encoding MKQALHHLSVPTRTRGLHEITLDIDRWIDLQGIRTGLLTVFLRHTSASLLIQENADPDVRSDLEQFFETIAPEAPGRYVHDAEGPDDMPAHLRTALTQVQLSIPVDAGRMVLGTWQGIYVFEHRRAPSRREVVLHLFGE